The genomic region TATATTATTTCTAATTGCTCAAATAATTATGGTCCAAATCAGTTTCCTGAAAAACTAATCCCATTGTTTATCCACAATATTGTTGAGAAAAAGGATCTTCCTGTGTATGGAGATGGAAAGTATACAAGGGACTGGCTTTATGTAATTGACCATGCCCGTTCTATTGATTTAATACTTCATGAAGGTTCTAAAAAGGAAACTTACAACATAGGAGGCTTTAATGAATGGCAGAATATTGACCTCATAGAATTACTTTGTAAATTAATGGATGAAAAGTTGAACAGGGAGATCGGGAGTTCTGCTAAGTTAATTAATTATGTAAAAGACCGGCCTGGACACGATAAGCGATATGCTATTGATGCTTCTAAACTAAGCAGAACTTTAGGTTGGAAACCTTCGGTTACGTTTGAAGAGGGGTTGTCTAAAACTATCGATTGGTATCTACATAATAAAAAATGGCTTGATCACGTAGTATCGGGTGATTATAAGGAATATTATAAAAAACAATATTTAGAATGAAAGGAATTATTTTAGCAGGAGGTACTGGATCTCGTTTATTTCCAATAACAATAGCCGTAAGTAAGCAATTATTACCGGTTTATGACAAGCCTATGATTTATTATCCTTTATCCGTTTTAATGCTAGCAGGGATTAAGGATATACTTTTTATTACTACCCCCCATGACCAGGAATCATTTAAAAAACTTTTAGGTGACGGATCTCATATTGGATGTAATTTTGAGTATGAGATTCAGGATGAACCAAATGGATTAGCTGAAGCATTTATAATCGGGGAGAAATTTATCGGTAAAGATAAGGTAGCGTTGGTTTTGGGAGATAATATATTTTATGGAAATGAATTTGGAAAACTTCTGAGAAGTAAAACAGATGTCAAGGGCGCTTCGATTTTTGCATATCCAGTGAAGGATCCTCAACGCTATGGAGTAGTTGAATTTGATAAGAATAAGAAAGCCATAAGTATTGAAGAAAAACCTGATAGACCTAAATCTCAATATGCGGTTCCGGGATTATATTTCTATGATAACAAGGTAATCGAATATGCTAAGAAAGTAAGGCCATCTGCCAGAGGTGAAAAAGAAATTTCTTCATTAAATAAAATCTATCTGGAAAAGGGAGAATTAGAAGTTGGTGTTATGACGAGGGGAATGACTTGGTTTGATACTGGCACGGTAGAATCTTTAGATGATGCAAGTGAATTTATTAGGGTTTTACAGAATAGGCAGAGTACGATGATAGGGAATATTGAAGAGGTAGCATTTCAAAGAAATATGATAGAACTAGAAGATCTGAAAAAGTCTTCGGAAAGATATGGGAAATCTAAATACGGGCAGTACTTAAAGGAAATTGCTTCAATGGGATTAAGTAAATAAATGTATGTTGAAAAATTTCATTCGAAATTTACAAAGCTCCCAAAATTTAACATCTTTATTTTGGGCGTTTACCAACACCTTTAGTATACAGCTCTTAAGTTTCATTATTACAATTGTTTTAGCGAGGGTTCTTTCTCCAGAAGATTTCGGAGTTATTGCTATGATTGCAGTTTTTATAGCTGTAGGAAGGGAGTTAAAAGACTCTGGAATGACCTCATCCTTAATTAGGTCGAAGGATCATAATCAAATTGATTTAAATGTAGTTTACTTTTCCAATTTAGCTCTCTCTATTTTTATCTACATTATCATTTATTTTTCCGCACCCCTAGTTGCTCGATTTTATGAAAAAGATATTTTAATATCCGTTTTAAGATTATTTGCCTTAGTAATTCCTATCGGGACTATCGGTAGTATACAAAGTACTCTGCTTACTAAGGAAATGAAATTCAAAACTAAATTGAGAATTACTGTTCCATCGTTAATTATTGGAGGGGTTGTGGCTATTATTCTTGCCTTAAATGATTTTGGAGTCTGGAGTTTAGTTTGGATGAATATTTTACAAACCTCTATTAATTCTCTCCAACTTTGGTTTTACAGAAGATGGATGCCGACATTCGATTGGGACTGGAGAATTTTGAAACATCACTTTAATTTTGGAGTAAATTTGACTTTTTCAAATTTATTGAACGTGGTTTACAAGAATATATATTCAATTATAATAGGTAAATTTTTTTCAGCATCAATATTAGGCTTCTATGACAGAGCAAACTCTTTAAAACAATTACCAGTAAATAATGTTACATCAGCTCTTACAAAGGTCACATATCCTGTCTTTGCAAAGATACAAGATGAAAATTCCAAGCTTAAAGGTTATTATAAACTTATTATTCAGGAAATCATATTTATTCTAATGCCAATATTGGGAATAGCTGCAATCTTAGCAAAACCTTTATTTTTAATCGTTTTAGGTGAAAAATGGTTGCCTGCTGTTCCTTATTTTCAAATTTTAACTTTGGTAGGTTTACTATATCCAATTAATGGCTATAATCTTAATATTTTAAAAGTAAAGGGAAGAACCGATATATATTTCAAGTTGTCTATGGTTAAAAAAGTAATTGAATTGGGGCTTATTTTTATTGGTATTAATTTTGGGATTTATGGGTTATTGGTTAGCCAAATTGTCATAGCATTTCTTAGTTTATTCATTAATTCATATTATTCAGGTAAATTCATAGGTTATACATTATATGAGCAATTTATAGATGTAAAGCCAATAGTATTTTTGAATACGGTATTATTAATTATCTTTTTTGCCTTCTATCATTACAAGTTAAATAACCTTAATGATTATTTGTTGCTAGCTTTGTATCCAATAATTTATGTATTCATTTATACATTCTTCGCATCCTATTTCAAATTTGAAGCTTTACAATATTTAAAAACAAAATTTTTTAATAATTGATATGAATGAACTTTCTTTTTTTTTTAAAATTTTCAGGCATAGATATTTAAATAAATATCTACTAAAAAATCGACAGAAAATTTTTTGTATAGGCAAGAATAAAACCGGTACTACTTCTTTGCGTCAGGCTTTCTTAGAGTTTGGATTGGTTGTTGGATACCAAAGAGATGCTGAAAAATTATTAAAGTCTTATATAAATAACGATTTTAACGAAATCATAAAGTATTGTAAAACTGCGCAGGCATTCCAAGATATTCCTTTTAGTTTGCCAAAAACATATAAAGTTTTAGATAGTGAATTTCCTGATGCTAAATTTATTTTAACAATTAGGGATAATCCTGATCAGTGGTACTCTTCTGCAATAAGGTTCTACACTAAAAAATTTGGTAGCGGAAATATTCCAACTAAGACTGATTTACAGAATGCAGAGTATGTTTATAAAGGCTGGATGTGGGAAGAAAATAGAGAAACTTACGATACTTCAGAAAATGATATTTACAATAAAGAATTGATGGTAAAACAGTATATATCATATAACGCAGAAGTGATTTCCTATTTCAGCGACCGGCCTGATAAGCTTTTAATTATAAATGTATCGGAGAAAAACTCATACCAGAAATTAGCTAAATTTCTCAATGTTCAAACTGACAAGGTGAATTTTCCTTGGAAAAATAAAACGGATGAATAAGACAATCCCTGTAACAAAAACATTTTTTCCTCCACAGGATGAATATGTAAATCAATTATCAAGAATATGGGAAAATGAATGGTTGACAAACCGAGGTGAGTTAGTACGTGAACTTGAGAGTAAGCTGACTAAATATTTATGTGTTGAAAATATTATTTTAACCACCAATGGGACATTACCTCTACAAATAAGTCTAAAGGCTCTTGGCCTTAAGGGTGAGGTTATAACTACGCCTTTTAGTTATGTTGCCACTACATCTTCAATTGTCTGGGAGAACTGCAAACCTATATTTGTAGATATAGATCCTGAATATTTAACGATAGATGAAGAAAAAATCGAAGAAGCAATTACGGAAAAAACAACCGCCATTCTAGCAACTCATGTTTTTGGCAACGCTTGTAATATTGAAGAAATTGAAAGAATTGCAAATAAATATGACTTAAAGGTAATCTATGATGCAGCTCATTGTTTTGGTGTAAATTATAATGGAAAAAGTATTTTTCAATACGGAGATGTTAGTACCTGTAGTTTCCATGCAACAAAAATTTTTCATACAGCTGAAGGGGGAGCTATGTTTACAAATGATAGTAAATTAAATCACAAGCTTTTTTATAGTCATAATTTCGGGCATAATGGACCAACAGATTTTTTCGGTTTAGGTATTAATGCTAAAATGAGTGAGTTGCAAGCAGCTATGGGACTAACCGTTTTGCCATACATGAATGATATAATCCAAGAGCGGAAAGCAATCGTAGATTTTTATGATGAAAATTTGAACTTTGGTAAAATAAGAAAGATAAAATTAAGATCAGGGTTGAATTGGAATTATAGTTATTATCCGATAATAGTTGATTCAGAGGCTAATTTATTACGTCTAATTACTTCAATGAATGAAGTAAATGTTTTTCCAAGGCGTTATTTCTATCCTTCACTAAATAATTTATCTTATATTAATTATAATCCTTTAGAAATTTCTGAATCTATAGCCTCTCGCATAATTTGCCTACCATTATATTCAGGTTTAAAAGTTGAATCACTTGAGATAATAAAAAAAATTATTAATAATGATAATAATTGGAGCAAAGGGACACGCTAAAGAAATATTTGAAATATTTAAGGAAAGTGAATTATCAGAAGCTCTTTATTTTTTCGATGATATAAACAAAGATGATACTAAAACCTTATTTAATTGTAGAATATTAAAGAATTTGTTGGAGGTAAAAAATATCTTTTCCGAAAATAAAAGTTTTTGTTTAGGAATTGGAAAACCTCAATTAAGGTCATTATTAGCTGAAAAGTTAATTAAACAAGGAGGAATCATGGAATCTGTGATTTCTCAACGTGCTTTAGTTGCACAATCCAGTGTTATTGATTCAGGAGTTAATCTGATGCCCTTTTCAGCTGTTTATAATTGTACAAAAATTGGTAAGGGAGCACTAATTAATTCTTTTGCTAGCATTCATCATGATTGCATTGTGGGCAATTTTACAGAGGTTTCACCAGGGAGTAGGGTTTTAGGGAGGAGCAAAATAGGAGCTTTCTGTTCCTTAGGTGCAAACTCGGTAGTTCTTCCAAAAATAGAAATTTGTGATAATGTAACTATTGGGGCAGGAGCCGTAGTCACAAAATCTATCTTACATGAAGGAACATATGTTGGTATACCGGCTAAAAAAATAACTTAATTATGGATTCTAAGCCGCTAGTAAGTATATGTATAATTACTTACAATCAAGAAAATTATATAGAAGAATGTTTAAAAGGAGCAATAAACCAAAATTTTAATGGAAAGTTTGAAATTGTTATAGGCGAAGATAATTCAACAG from Gramella sp. MT6 harbors:
- a CDS encoding lipopolysaccharide biosynthesis protein → MLKNFIRNLQSSQNLTSLFWAFTNTFSIQLLSFIITIVLARVLSPEDFGVIAMIAVFIAVGRELKDSGMTSSLIRSKDHNQIDLNVVYFSNLALSIFIYIIIYFSAPLVARFYEKDILISVLRLFALVIPIGTIGSIQSTLLTKEMKFKTKLRITVPSLIIGGVVAIILALNDFGVWSLVWMNILQTSINSLQLWFYRRWMPTFDWDWRILKHHFNFGVNLTFSNLLNVVYKNIYSIIIGKFFSASILGFYDRANSLKQLPVNNVTSALTKVTYPVFAKIQDENSKLKGYYKLIIQEIIFILMPILGIAAILAKPLFLIVLGEKWLPAVPYFQILTLVGLLYPINGYNLNILKVKGRTDIYFKLSMVKKVIELGLIFIGINFGIYGLLVSQIVIAFLSLFINSYYSGKFIGYTLYEQFIDVKPIVFLNTVLLIIFFAFYHYKLNNLNDYLLLALYPIIYVFIYTFFASYFKFEALQYLKTKFFNN
- a CDS encoding sulfotransferase, with protein sequence MNELSFFFKIFRHRYLNKYLLKNRQKIFCIGKNKTGTTSLRQAFLEFGLVVGYQRDAEKLLKSYINNDFNEIIKYCKTAQAFQDIPFSLPKTYKVLDSEFPDAKFILTIRDNPDQWYSSAIRFYTKKFGSGNIPTKTDLQNAEYVYKGWMWEENRETYDTSENDIYNKELMVKQYISYNAEVISYFSDRPDKLLIINVSEKNSYQKLAKFLNVQTDKVNFPWKNKTDE
- the rfbA gene encoding glucose-1-phosphate thymidylyltransferase RfbA — translated: MKGIILAGGTGSRLFPITIAVSKQLLPVYDKPMIYYPLSVLMLAGIKDILFITTPHDQESFKKLLGDGSHIGCNFEYEIQDEPNGLAEAFIIGEKFIGKDKVALVLGDNIFYGNEFGKLLRSKTDVKGASIFAYPVKDPQRYGVVEFDKNKKAISIEEKPDRPKSQYAVPGLYFYDNKVIEYAKKVRPSARGEKEISSLNKIYLEKGELEVGVMTRGMTWFDTGTVESLDDASEFIRVLQNRQSTMIGNIEEVAFQRNMIELEDLKKSSERYGKSKYGQYLKEIASMGLSK
- a CDS encoding DegT/DnrJ/EryC1/StrS family aminotransferase, which produces MNKTIPVTKTFFPPQDEYVNQLSRIWENEWLTNRGELVRELESKLTKYLCVENIILTTNGTLPLQISLKALGLKGEVITTPFSYVATTSSIVWENCKPIFVDIDPEYLTIDEEKIEEAITEKTTAILATHVFGNACNIEEIERIANKYDLKVIYDAAHCFGVNYNGKSIFQYGDVSTCSFHATKIFHTAEGGAMFTNDSKLNHKLFYSHNFGHNGPTDFFGLGINAKMSELQAAMGLTVLPYMNDIIQERKAIVDFYDENLNFGKIRKIKLRSGLNWNYSYYPIIVDSEANLLRLITSMNEVNVFPRRYFYPSLNNLSYINYNPLEISESIASRIICLPLYSGLKVESLEIIKKIINNDNNWSKGTR
- a CDS encoding acetyltransferase produces the protein MIIIGAKGHAKEIFEIFKESELSEALYFFDDINKDDTKTLFNCRILKNLLEVKNIFSENKSFCLGIGKPQLRSLLAEKLIKQGGIMESVISQRALVAQSSVIDSGVNLMPFSAVYNCTKIGKGALINSFASIHHDCIVGNFTEVSPGSRVLGRSKIGAFCSLGANSVVLPKIEICDNVTIGAGAVVTKSILHEGTYVGIPAKKIT